The following coding sequences lie in one Acidobacteriota bacterium genomic window:
- a CDS encoding site-specific DNA-methyltransferase has translation MRPDIGTQPQFRKKKPPTTWRYDSSLAPSLEWDGQNGARELGEWLLALIEKGAALPAPHTYDAPQEFRALDGRVLVTVRSLHDAVDALRRLGRPFLNWAGKAERLSFDVPTLPLFVHERLSTKAIVETLVGHRMKSAQSNMWDLFGDPQHSVVDQTLRAYEYQDKWVNRLVLGDSLVVMNSLLRYEGLGGQVQMIYIDPPYGVKFGSNFQPFVRKRDVSHGDDEDLTREPEMVKAYRDTWELGLHSYLTYMRDRLLLARELLTPSGSVFVQISDENVHHVRELMDEVFGAENFCGQIAFKTTSSQTNDVLAAVADHLLWYSRDRQRVKFRKLYRSRSVDEGLYDWVELPGGRVEMLGEREHDELPAQARVFARDNLTSSRPPGSFEFPYGDRTYLPGRGYWKTHLQGLTRLGEVGRIIASGDRVFYKRYFDDFPFISINALWTDTQPGGTYAGRELKSYVVQTATRVVQRCILMTTDPGDLVLDPTCGSGTTAYVAEQWGRRWITIDTSRVPLALARQRLLTATFSWYELKDNSRGPSGGFVYKRKQNKKGEEVGGIVPHVTLKSIANNEPPDEEVLVDRPEVDNKYVRVTGPFALEATIPTPVDWEEDGVEDSGAQQSDDYSSFIDRMIEVLRRSPVLHVGGGKTVKLWNVRRPAKTLSLSAEALAGEADEKPVAFVFGPENGAVSEKLVHAALKEADIKRYSHLYVIGFAIQAHARELVEKSTDAGFPPATYVQATPDLMMGDLLKTMRSSQIFSVCGLPEVKLHAVKPEKKGDPIRYQVELLGLDTFDPTTMKPEHRDGNDVPAWLLDTDYNDLCFHVSQAFFPRTSAWEGLRKALKADYDDSVWDHLAGTTSAPFEAGASRQVAVKVIDDRGNELLVVRRLPQQDEP, from the coding sequence TGACGCGGTTGACGCGCTCAGGCGTCTCGGGAGGCCGTTCCTGAACTGGGCCGGCAAGGCCGAGCGTCTGTCATTCGACGTCCCGACGCTGCCGCTCTTCGTCCACGAACGCCTGTCGACCAAAGCTATCGTCGAAACACTGGTCGGCCACCGGATGAAATCGGCCCAGTCGAACATGTGGGATCTGTTCGGCGACCCGCAGCACTCGGTCGTCGATCAGACGCTGAGGGCCTACGAGTACCAGGACAAGTGGGTCAACCGGCTCGTCCTCGGCGACTCGCTGGTGGTGATGAACTCGCTGCTGCGCTACGAGGGCCTCGGTGGCCAGGTGCAGATGATCTACATCGATCCGCCGTACGGTGTGAAGTTCGGGAGCAACTTCCAGCCGTTCGTGCGCAAGCGCGACGTGTCGCACGGCGACGATGAGGATCTGACACGCGAGCCGGAGATGGTGAAGGCCTACCGCGACACGTGGGAGCTGGGCCTGCACTCGTACCTGACCTACATGCGCGACCGGTTGTTGCTCGCGCGGGAGTTACTCACGCCCAGTGGAAGCGTGTTCGTCCAGATCAGCGACGAGAACGTCCACCACGTTCGCGAACTCATGGACGAGGTGTTCGGGGCGGAGAACTTCTGCGGACAGATCGCCTTCAAGACCACGAGTAGCCAAACCAACGACGTTCTGGCAGCCGTGGCAGATCATCTCTTGTGGTACTCGCGCGATCGGCAGCGAGTGAAGTTCCGCAAACTCTACCGATCCAGGTCCGTCGACGAGGGTCTCTACGACTGGGTAGAATTACCTGGCGGCCGGGTTGAGATGCTGGGAGAGCGGGAACACGATGAACTTCCAGCCCAAGCTCGGGTGTTCGCGCGTGACAACCTGACTTCATCGAGGCCACCTGGTAGTTTCGAGTTTCCTTACGGTGATAGGACCTACTTGCCGGGTCGTGGCTACTGGAAAACCCACCTGCAAGGGCTTACTAGACTTGGCGAGGTGGGAAGGATCATTGCTTCGGGCGACCGCGTCTTCTACAAGCGCTACTTTGATGACTTCCCGTTCATCTCGATCAACGCACTTTGGACTGACACACAGCCAGGTGGAACCTATGCAGGTCGGGAACTGAAGTCGTACGTCGTTCAGACTGCCACCCGGGTTGTGCAGCGCTGCATCCTCATGACGACCGATCCCGGGGATCTCGTCCTCGATCCGACGTGCGGGTCGGGGACGACGGCGTATGTCGCCGAGCAGTGGGGGCGGCGGTGGATCACGATTGACACCAGCCGCGTGCCGCTCGCTCTGGCTCGGCAGCGGCTCCTGACGGCGACTTTTTCGTGGTACGAGCTGAAGGACAACAGCCGCGGGCCATCAGGTGGCTTTGTCTACAAGAGGAAGCAAAACAAGAAGGGCGAGGAAGTCGGCGGTATCGTCCCGCACGTCACGCTGAAAAGCATCGCGAACAACGAGCCGCCCGACGAAGAGGTGCTGGTCGATCGACCTGAGGTCGACAACAAGTACGTGCGCGTAACCGGGCCGTTTGCGCTCGAAGCCACGATTCCCACCCCGGTGGACTGGGAGGAGGACGGCGTTGAGGATTCGGGCGCTCAGCAGTCAGATGACTACAGTTCCTTCATCGACCGCATGATTGAAGTGCTGCGCCGCTCGCCCGTGCTCCACGTCGGCGGCGGGAAGACCGTGAAGCTCTGGAACGTGCGGCGCCCTGCGAAGACGCTGTCGTTGTCGGCGGAGGCGCTGGCTGGCGAGGCTGATGAGAAGCCCGTGGCGTTTGTCTTCGGCCCCGAGAACGGTGCCGTCAGCGAAAAACTGGTCCACGCCGCGCTCAAGGAAGCCGACATCAAGCGCTACTCCCACCTCTACGTCATCGGATTCGCCATTCAGGCCCATGCGCGCGAACTGGTCGAGAAATCGACCGACGCCGGGTTTCCGCCCGCCACCTACGTCCAGGCCACGCCAGACCTCATGATGGGCGACCTCCTGAAGACGATGCGATCAAGCCAGATCTTCAGCGTGTGCGGCCTGCCTGAAGTGAAGCTGCACGCGGTGAAGCCGGAGAAGAAGGGCGACCCAATCCGCTACCAGGTCGAGCTGCTGGGCCTCGACACGTTCGACCCGACCACGATGAAGCCGGAACACCGCGACGGCAACGATGTGCCGGCGTGGCTCCTCGACACGGACTACAACGACCTGTGCTTCCACGTCTCGCAGGCGTTCTTCCCGCGAACGAGCGCCTGGGAGGGGCTACGCAAGGCCCTGAAAGCGGACTACGACGACAGCGTGTGGGACCATCTTGCGGGCACGACGAGCGCACCGTTCGAAGCGGGCGCCTCGCGTCAGGTGGCGGTCAAGGTGATTGACGACCGGGGGAACGAACTGCTGGTCGTGCGGAGGCTTCCGCAACAGGACGAACCATGA